ACGGGGAAAGCGTCCGGGTGGGCCTTGAGAACCTGCGCCAGGCAGCCAGGGGGCAGGAAAACCTCTTCCCCTATGTCCTCGAGGCCTTCCGCCGCCGGGCCACCCTGGGGGAGGTCTGCGGGGTCTTGCGGGAGGAGTGGGGGGAGTACCAGCCGGGGAGGTGAGCCGTGGAAGGGGAGGCCGAGCTTTGGGGTTTTCTGGAAGAACACCTAAGGAGCATCTACGAGGGGGACTACGCCGCCTACGCCGCCACCACTCACCCTGAGCTCTCCCTCTACGAGTGGTTCGTCACCCCCCACCGCCTGGACGGCTTGGAGTTCCACCGCTTCATGGTGGAGAAGCGCTGGGCCACCCAGGGCAGGCCCTACCGGATAGACCTCTTGGAAAGAAGGCTCCAGCGCTATGGGGACGTGGCCATCTTCAGCTACACCCTCCTCCTCACCCTGGAGGAGGAAGGCGGCCTAAGGCACCGGGCGGTGAACGAGAGCCGGGTGGCGGTACGC
The sequence above is a segment of the Thermus hydrothermalis genome. Coding sequences within it:
- a CDS encoding nuclear transport factor 2 family protein — its product is MEGEAELWGFLEEHLRSIYEGDYAAYAATTHPELSLYEWFVTPHRLDGLEFHRFMVEKRWATQGRPYRIDLLERRLQRYGDVAIFSYTLLLTLEEEGGLRHRAVNESRVAVRFPEGWKVVHVHKSPAG